Proteins from a genomic interval of Marmoricola sp. OAE513:
- a CDS encoding GIY-YIG nuclease family protein: MAWTYILQCLDGSYYVGSTTLLEARVYQHQRGMGAEYTRRRLPVVLVWAEEFETIPEAFAFEKKVQNWSRAKREALIEGRYDDLPGLARGRNGWMKRGVQEDPGG; the protein is encoded by the coding sequence ATGGCATGGACCTACATCCTTCAGTGCCTAGACGGCAGCTACTACGTCGGTAGCACCACGCTTCTCGAGGCTCGCGTCTACCAGCACCAAAGGGGGATGGGTGCGGAGTACACCCGCCGACGACTTCCCGTGGTCCTGGTGTGGGCCGAGGAGTTCGAGACGATCCCCGAAGCATTCGCGTTCGAGAAGAAGGTCCAGAACTGGTCGCGCGCCAAGCGAGAAGCATTGATCGAGGGTCGGTACGACGACCTCCCAGGCCTCGCCCGCGGGCGTAACGGCTGGATGAAGCGAGGGGTGCAAGAGGACCCGGGCGGCTGA
- a CDS encoding NAD(P)H-binding protein has product MRIAIAGSTGLIGRQLAALAAEQGHEVVGIARETGFDLLDGAGLEEALDGADAVVDVTQSPSLDETEASEFFTTVARNLGTAAHASGVGRTVVLSIVGTDLSPDYGYYVAKTAEENAHRQHSPGTVVLRATQFHEFAGQMLAWNTDGATVSIIDVPTQPVASAEIARLLLELATDPAAQDTNLAGPRQELLVDQVRELVRRNGQDLDVVAVPGPPSMAGGSMLPGPDAVIAGPTWSEWLDAQE; this is encoded by the coding sequence ATGCGCATCGCCATCGCCGGCTCGACCGGCCTGATCGGTCGTCAGCTCGCCGCCCTCGCCGCCGAGCAGGGTCACGAGGTCGTCGGCATCGCTCGCGAGACCGGCTTCGACCTGCTCGACGGCGCTGGCCTCGAGGAAGCCCTCGACGGGGCCGACGCCGTCGTCGACGTCACCCAGAGCCCGAGCCTCGACGAGACCGAGGCCAGCGAGTTCTTCACCACCGTCGCCCGCAACCTCGGGACCGCAGCCCACGCATCGGGCGTCGGTCGCACGGTCGTGCTCTCGATCGTCGGAACCGACCTGTCACCGGACTACGGCTACTACGTCGCGAAGACCGCCGAGGAGAACGCGCACCGGCAGCACTCCCCCGGCACGGTCGTGCTGCGGGCGACGCAGTTCCACGAGTTCGCCGGCCAGATGCTCGCCTGGAACACCGACGGCGCCACCGTCTCAATCATCGATGTCCCGACGCAGCCCGTCGCGTCCGCCGAGATCGCCCGGCTGCTCCTCGAGCTCGCGACCGACCCGGCCGCGCAGGACACCAACCTCGCCGGACCGCGCCAGGAGCTGCTCGTCGACCAGGTGCGCGAGCTCGTCCGTCGCAATGGTCAGGACCTCGACGTCGTGGCCGTCCCCGGCCCGCCGTCGATGGCCGGTGGCTCGATGCTGCCCGGCCCGGACGCCGTCATCGCCGGCCCGACCTGGTCCGAGTGGCTGGACGCGCAGGAGTGA
- a CDS encoding LytR C-terminal domain-containing protein: MTSTPRGTVSAVSLAVTVVIVIVMAVWGVNALTAPIEDDGDTSSSTDDGTLTCAAGQELVETKFLKRSQVVVSVYNAGKKAGRARATLDNFEAAGFRAGEVGDAPERTDVRRAEVRAKASDAVAAGLVAQSLGKNTQVVVADAEDLGPGINVIIGDKFKNLDPKAPKRARLKEPKYSCV; encoded by the coding sequence GTGACCTCGACCCCGCGCGGGACCGTCTCCGCGGTCTCGCTGGCGGTCACTGTCGTCATCGTGATCGTGATGGCGGTCTGGGGTGTCAACGCCCTCACCGCGCCGATCGAGGATGACGGCGACACGAGCTCGTCGACCGATGACGGCACCCTGACCTGCGCGGCCGGCCAGGAGCTGGTCGAGACCAAGTTCCTCAAGCGCAGCCAGGTCGTCGTCAGCGTCTACAACGCCGGCAAGAAGGCAGGCCGCGCACGAGCCACGCTCGACAACTTCGAGGCTGCCGGCTTCCGCGCCGGCGAGGTCGGCGACGCCCCCGAGCGGACCGACGTACGGCGGGCCGAGGTGCGGGCCAAGGCCTCCGACGCCGTGGCCGCCGGCCTGGTCGCGCAGTCGCTCGGCAAGAACACCCAGGTCGTGGTCGCGGACGCCGAGGACCTCGGCCCGGGGATCAACGTGATCATCGGCGACAAGTTCAAGAACCTGGACCCGAAGGCGCCGAAGCGGGCGCGGCTCAAGGAACCGAAGTACAGCTGCGTCTGA
- a CDS encoding MlaD family protein, whose amino-acid sequence MSDVVSTEGISEQRKVRIAVIGLVGMLVAVLVTMNLQRLPFVGGGSTYRAEFADASGLVEGEEVRVAGIKVGQVTGIELGRGKVVVSFRVKGVDLGRRTTASIEVKTLLGQHYLSLDPQGGGDLGTIPLARTTTPINIVPAFQQLSSQVRDIDTAQVADAFDALTETLSSTAPQMKGTLQGLARLSRTITSRDDQVAELFARAQDVSKVVAARDEEIGDLLSDTATVLGILDQRRATIRQIIEGTMSLSRELTGLVKDNRATLKPVLAKLNRVLTVLRQNDKNIDEIIRYTSIYGREFTNVGGSGHFFDATVKAPAGAGLCATPNGAAGPLLSLLSPILTQVNEQVNGTSQPCLPLGPAGGTP is encoded by the coding sequence GTGAGCGACGTCGTCTCCACCGAGGGGATCTCGGAGCAGCGCAAGGTCCGCATCGCCGTCATCGGCCTGGTCGGCATGCTCGTCGCGGTGCTCGTCACGATGAACCTCCAGCGACTTCCGTTCGTCGGCGGCGGCTCGACGTACCGGGCGGAGTTCGCGGACGCGAGCGGTCTCGTCGAGGGTGAGGAGGTCCGGGTCGCGGGCATCAAGGTCGGGCAGGTGACCGGCATCGAGCTCGGCCGCGGCAAGGTCGTCGTCAGCTTCCGGGTCAAGGGCGTCGACCTCGGTCGCCGCACGACCGCCTCGATCGAGGTCAAGACGCTCCTCGGCCAGCACTACCTCAGCCTCGACCCCCAGGGCGGCGGAGACCTCGGCACCATCCCGCTCGCGCGAACGACGACCCCGATCAACATCGTCCCGGCGTTCCAGCAGCTGAGCTCCCAGGTGCGCGACATCGACACCGCGCAGGTCGCCGACGCGTTTGACGCGCTCACCGAGACGCTGTCCAGCACCGCACCTCAGATGAAGGGCACCCTGCAGGGTCTGGCCCGGCTCTCCCGCACGATCACCAGCCGCGACGACCAGGTCGCCGAGCTGTTCGCCCGCGCGCAGGACGTCTCGAAGGTCGTCGCCGCCCGGGACGAGGAGATCGGTGACCTGCTCTCCGACACCGCGACCGTCCTCGGCATCCTGGACCAGCGCCGCGCCACGATCCGCCAGATCATCGAGGGGACCATGTCGCTCTCCCGGGAGCTCACGGGCCTGGTGAAGGACAACCGAGCGACCCTGAAGCCGGTGCTGGCCAAGCTCAACCGGGTGCTCACGGTGCTGCGTCAGAACGACAAGAACATCGACGAGATCATCAGGTACACCTCCATCTACGGACGCGAGTTCACCAACGTCGGTGGCAGCGGCCACTTCTTCGACGCGACCGTCAAGGCCCCGGCCGGAGCCGGCCTGTGCGCCACCCCGAACGGTGCCGCCGGCCCGCTGCTCTCGCTCCTGTCGCCGATCCTCACCCAGGTCAACGAGCAGGTGAACGGCACCTCGCAGCCGTGCCTGCCGCTCGGCCCGGCAGGAGGTACGCCGTGA
- a CDS encoding alpha/beta fold hydrolase has translation MAHQSVNHTVTSLDGTRIAVFESGNPEGPVLVAVHGYPDNHSVWDGVAAELGDRYRVITYDVRGAGASDKPKGKAAYKIDRLVEDFAAVIDDVSPDAPVHLLAHDWGSIQSWGPVTDPRFADRIASYTSISGPHLDYVGTWMRDRSHPGASLRQALSSWYIAVFQIPWLPERVVRLAAVDQGIARAELKGRAETALKNPVVRSEADKVNGIQLYRANMPQRLARPRPVHTSIPVQVLAPTRDNYVSTRLATEVPVPFVDDLTVVEVDGSHWVVSEQPDVIGALVDTFAGQHAATRAS, from the coding sequence ATGGCTCACCAGTCTGTAAACCACACCGTCACGTCCCTCGACGGCACCCGGATCGCGGTGTTCGAGTCCGGCAATCCCGAGGGCCCGGTTCTCGTCGCCGTGCACGGGTACCCCGACAACCACTCCGTGTGGGACGGCGTTGCCGCCGAGCTGGGCGACCGCTACCGCGTGATCACCTACGACGTGCGTGGAGCCGGCGCCTCCGACAAGCCGAAGGGCAAGGCGGCGTACAAGATCGACCGGTTGGTGGAGGACTTCGCCGCGGTGATCGACGACGTGAGCCCGGATGCGCCGGTGCACCTGCTGGCCCACGACTGGGGTTCGATCCAGTCCTGGGGCCCGGTGACCGACCCGCGGTTCGCGGACCGGATCGCGTCGTACACCTCGATCTCCGGTCCGCACCTGGACTACGTCGGCACCTGGATGCGCGACCGGAGCCACCCCGGTGCCTCGCTGCGCCAGGCGTTGTCGTCCTGGTACATCGCTGTCTTCCAGATCCCGTGGCTCCCCGAGCGCGTGGTCCGGCTGGCCGCGGTCGACCAGGGGATCGCGCGTGCCGAGCTGAAGGGCCGCGCCGAGACTGCACTGAAGAACCCGGTCGTCCGCAGCGAGGCCGACAAGGTCAACGGCATCCAGCTCTACCGGGCCAACATGCCGCAGCGACTTGCTCGTCCGCGGCCGGTGCACACCAGCATCCCGGTGCAGGTGCTCGCGCCGACGCGCGACAACTACGTCTCGACCCGGCTCGCCACCGAGGTGCCGGTGCCGTTCGTCGACGACCTCACCGTCGTCGAGGTCGACGGGAGCCACTGGGTCGTCAGCGAGCAGCCGGACGTGATCGGCGCGCTGGTGGACACCTTCGCCGGGCAGCACGCAGCGACCCGGGCTTCCTGA
- a CDS encoding MCE family protein, with the protein MRAHTRPLLGVAALVVIVLLVSFSIGVFRKALPWQDAATVTITTASPGLELNPQSDVKLQGRRVGEVRKITTAGTRATIELALDKDALELIPVNVDAAIVPKTLFGEKFVDLRPPARPATARLADGGVIKQSTTSVEIGALFGRLVPVLEALEPEKLSTVIGSLAEALDGRGEQLGRTLNQLTAFLHGVDPRLDTFTHDLRQLATTADVYAESTPDLMRVLSASSGISSGLLVPQEKQFAAALASAIGTTKQAETVLAENSRELIRLSGRSRDVLALLDEYSSALPCFLQALHTGDILVNQTAGALGPFANLTIDMVTHQAPYTYPDDLPSNPKSDGNNANLPVSVPSWEPHCAEFASSVLKLKNALPYSQELPSPVGGRPGAASARADDPAVVEARRAMAQALAARLLGEKVDAPDYAGVLIAPLLSDGEVPVP; encoded by the coding sequence ATGCGCGCCCACACCCGCCCCCTGCTGGGCGTTGCCGCGCTCGTCGTGATCGTCCTGCTGGTCTCCTTCAGCATCGGCGTCTTCCGCAAGGCGCTGCCCTGGCAGGACGCCGCCACCGTCACGATCACGACTGCGTCGCCCGGCCTGGAGCTGAACCCGCAGTCGGACGTCAAGCTGCAGGGCCGTCGGGTCGGCGAGGTCCGCAAGATCACCACCGCCGGCACGAGGGCCACCATCGAGCTCGCCCTCGACAAGGACGCGCTCGAGCTGATCCCGGTGAACGTCGACGCTGCGATCGTCCCGAAGACCCTCTTCGGGGAGAAGTTCGTCGACCTCCGCCCACCGGCCCGGCCGGCGACGGCCCGGCTGGCCGACGGGGGAGTGATCAAGCAGTCGACCACCTCGGTCGAGATCGGCGCGCTCTTCGGCCGCCTGGTCCCGGTGCTCGAGGCGCTCGAGCCCGAGAAGCTGTCGACGGTGATCGGTTCGTTGGCCGAGGCGCTGGACGGGCGGGGCGAGCAGCTCGGACGCACCCTGAACCAGCTGACCGCCTTCCTGCACGGGGTCGACCCGCGGTTGGACACCTTCACCCACGACCTGCGCCAGCTCGCGACGACCGCCGACGTCTACGCCGAGAGCACCCCTGACCTGATGCGGGTGCTGTCCGCCTCCTCGGGCATCAGCAGCGGACTCCTGGTGCCCCAGGAGAAGCAGTTCGCCGCTGCCCTCGCGTCGGCGATCGGTACCACCAAGCAGGCCGAGACCGTGCTCGCCGAGAACAGCCGGGAGCTGATCCGGTTGTCGGGCCGCTCGCGCGACGTCCTGGCCCTGCTCGACGAGTACTCCTCGGCGCTGCCGTGCTTCCTGCAGGCGCTGCACACCGGAGACATCCTGGTGAACCAGACGGCGGGCGCGCTCGGACCGTTCGCGAACCTGACCATCGACATGGTCACCCACCAGGCGCCGTACACGTATCCCGACGACCTGCCGAGCAACCCGAAGTCCGACGGCAACAACGCGAACCTCCCGGTCTCGGTGCCCTCCTGGGAGCCGCACTGCGCCGAGTTCGCCTCCTCGGTGCTCAAGCTGAAGAACGCGCTGCCCTACTCCCAGGAGCTGCCGTCGCCTGTCGGCGGTCGCCCGGGCGCCGCGAGCGCCCGCGCCGACGACCCTGCCGTCGTGGAGGCGCGGCGGGCGATGGCCCAGGCCCTGGCCGCCAGGCTCCTCGGGGAGAAGGTCGACGCTCCGGACTACGCCGGCGTGCTGATCGCACCGCTGCTCTCCGACGGGGAGGTGCCGGTCCCGTGA
- a CDS encoding MCE family protein has product MSHTSNSRGGPFRVPGQRSLARNKIPSSVYKLAVFAAVTIFTIGVLATLIGNVSFAGSRTFHAYFTDATGVNKGDRVRIAGVEVGTIKGLELVEVDGRKVAKVSFSVEDDVPLYTDAELALRYENIVGQRYLSITEDPSGRTARADSTFGLGQTTPALNLTELFNGFQPLFRALDPKEVNTFSFQIVKALQGESGTLAGLMTDTAELTNGLADRDQVIGGVISNFNQVLAEVGARDTKLTDLIVQFRDLMSGLAKDGDVISASLPSLADLLDSTSGMVQEIRAPLKADLRGLDAVAGALDDTRGELVASLARTPDKMRVLARTGSYGSWFNFYVCGLEVRLQLLQGTVNLGTPALAANERDTVCGGGIE; this is encoded by the coding sequence GTGAGCCACACCTCGAACTCTCGCGGCGGACCCTTCCGGGTGCCGGGGCAGCGGTCGCTGGCTCGGAACAAGATCCCGTCCTCGGTCTACAAGCTCGCCGTCTTCGCTGCCGTCACCATCTTCACGATCGGGGTGCTGGCCACGCTGATCGGCAACGTCTCCTTCGCCGGGTCGCGCACCTTCCACGCGTACTTCACCGACGCCACCGGCGTGAACAAGGGCGACCGCGTCCGGATCGCCGGGGTCGAGGTCGGCACCATCAAGGGACTCGAGCTCGTCGAGGTCGACGGGCGCAAGGTCGCCAAGGTCTCGTTCAGCGTCGAGGACGACGTGCCGCTGTACACCGACGCCGAGCTCGCCCTGCGCTACGAGAACATCGTGGGGCAGCGCTACCTGTCGATCACCGAGGACCCCTCGGGCCGCACGGCGCGCGCCGACAGCACCTTCGGGCTCGGTCAGACGACACCGGCGCTGAACCTCACCGAGCTGTTCAACGGGTTCCAGCCGCTCTTCCGGGCGCTGGACCCGAAGGAGGTCAACACCTTCTCCTTCCAGATCGTCAAGGCGCTCCAGGGCGAGTCCGGCACGCTGGCCGGCCTGATGACCGACACCGCCGAGCTGACCAACGGGCTGGCCGACCGCGACCAGGTCATCGGCGGGGTGATCTCGAACTTCAACCAGGTCCTCGCCGAGGTCGGCGCACGCGACACCAAGCTCACCGACCTGATCGTGCAGTTCCGCGACCTGATGTCCGGCCTGGCGAAGGACGGTGACGTGATCTCCGCGAGCCTGCCGTCGCTGGCCGACCTGCTCGACTCGACCTCGGGGATGGTCCAGGAGATCAGGGCGCCGCTGAAGGCCGACCTGCGCGGGCTCGATGCCGTCGCCGGTGCGCTCGACGACACCCGCGGCGAGCTGGTGGCGTCGCTGGCCCGGACGCCGGACAAGATGCGCGTCCTGGCGCGCACGGGCTCCTACGGCTCCTGGTTCAACTTCTACGTCTGCGGTCTCGAGGTGCGGCTCCAGCTGCTGCAGGGCACCGTCAACCTCGGGACCCCCGCCCTGGCCGCCAACGAACGCGACACCGTGTGCGGGGGTGGGATCGAGTGA
- a CDS encoding type II toxin-antitoxin system VapB family antitoxin, which yields MIFKRIGDGRPYPAHDLGPRDWAALPPRPVRLDELVTTKDTLQLAALLDEDSTFFGDLFAHVVQWEDELYLEDGLHRALRAALQQRHVVHARVYEAKR from the coding sequence GTGATCTTCAAGCGCATCGGCGACGGGCGCCCGTACCCGGCCCATGACCTGGGGCCGCGGGACTGGGCGGCACTGCCGCCGCGCCCGGTGCGCCTGGACGAGCTGGTCACCACGAAGGACACCCTCCAGCTCGCGGCCCTCCTGGACGAGGACTCCACCTTCTTCGGCGACCTCTTCGCCCACGTCGTGCAGTGGGAGGACGAGCTCTACCTCGAGGACGGACTGCACCGGGCTCTGCGCGCGGCGCTGCAGCAGCGCCACGTCGTGCACGCCCGGGTGTACGAGGCCAAGCGGTGA
- a CDS encoding helicase HerA-like domain-containing protein has translation MGDEDIRTAVAAGYAFEGAALELGALMLSAEELTDVHVRIPLSMLNRHGLVAGATGTGKTKTLQLMAEQLSTAGVPVFAADIKGDLSGLSTFGEGGEKITARAASVGQTWKTTAFPVEYYALGGVGTGIPLRVSMSAFGPTLLSKVLGLNDTQESSLGLIFHYADKAGLALLDLADLREVVKYLVSDEGKPELKDLGGLSAATAGVILRELIAFSDQGADAFFGEPEFDSRNLLRNTPSGKGLINLVELPNLQDRPAVFSTFLMWLLADLFHDLPEVGDVDKPKLVFFFDEAHLLFKDASKDFLAAIAQTVRLIRSKGVGVFFVTQSPTDVPDDVLAQLGSRIQHQLRAHTPNDAKALKATVNTYPNSDYEDLGEVITSLGIGEAVVTVMNERGAPTPVAWTRLRAPESLMGPADPAEMTKAVQASALYATYATPVDRESAREQLGARLTAGAEKAAAETAGTPVPAPTTPAPAPAPAPGPQRAPSKRARQAKDKSVVTEVVNSTTFRQVLRTAAREIVRGAFGTGRR, from the coding sequence ATGGGAGACGAAGACATCCGTACGGCGGTCGCAGCGGGATACGCGTTCGAGGGCGCAGCGCTCGAGCTGGGAGCACTGATGCTGAGCGCGGAGGAGCTCACCGACGTGCACGTCCGGATCCCGCTGAGCATGCTGAACCGGCACGGACTGGTGGCCGGGGCGACGGGAACCGGCAAGACCAAGACGCTGCAGCTGATGGCCGAGCAGCTGAGCACCGCGGGTGTTCCGGTCTTCGCCGCCGACATCAAGGGCGACCTGTCCGGGCTCTCCACCTTCGGCGAGGGCGGGGAGAAGATCACCGCGCGGGCGGCCTCGGTCGGCCAGACCTGGAAGACGACCGCGTTCCCGGTCGAGTACTACGCCCTCGGCGGTGTCGGCACGGGCATCCCGCTGCGGGTCTCGATGAGCGCGTTCGGGCCGACCCTGCTGAGCAAGGTCCTCGGGCTCAACGACACCCAGGAGTCCTCGCTCGGCCTGATCTTCCACTACGCCGACAAGGCCGGACTGGCGCTCCTCGACCTCGCCGACCTGCGCGAGGTGGTCAAGTACCTGGTCTCCGACGAGGGCAAGCCTGAGCTGAAGGATCTCGGCGGGCTGTCGGCGGCGACGGCCGGGGTGATCCTGCGCGAGCTGATCGCGTTCTCCGACCAGGGTGCCGACGCGTTCTTCGGCGAGCCCGAGTTCGACAGCCGGAACCTGCTGCGCAACACGCCCTCGGGCAAGGGCCTGATTAACCTGGTCGAGCTGCCGAACCTCCAGGACCGGCCGGCGGTGTTCTCGACCTTCTTGATGTGGCTCCTCGCGGACCTCTTCCACGACCTGCCCGAGGTCGGGGACGTCGACAAGCCCAAGCTGGTCTTCTTCTTCGACGAGGCGCACCTGCTCTTCAAGGATGCCTCGAAGGACTTCCTGGCCGCGATCGCGCAGACCGTGCGGCTGATCCGTTCCAAGGGCGTCGGGGTCTTCTTCGTGACCCAGTCGCCGACCGATGTGCCCGACGACGTGCTCGCCCAGCTCGGCTCGCGGATCCAGCACCAGCTCCGTGCGCACACCCCGAACGACGCCAAGGCGCTCAAGGCGACGGTGAACACCTACCCGAACAGCGACTACGAGGACCTCGGCGAGGTGATCACCTCCCTAGGGATCGGCGAGGCCGTCGTCACCGTGATGAACGAGCGCGGTGCGCCGACGCCGGTCGCGTGGACCCGCCTGCGCGCGCCCGAGTCGCTGATGGGCCCGGCCGATCCGGCCGAGATGACCAAGGCCGTGCAGGCATCGGCGCTGTACGCGACCTACGCGACCCCCGTTGATCGCGAGTCCGCCCGCGAGCAGCTCGGGGCACGGCTCACCGCGGGGGCGGAGAAGGCGGCGGCCGAGACCGCGGGCACCCCCGTACCCGCACCGACCACGCCGGCCCCGGCGCCCGCGCCTGCGCCTGGGCCCCAGCGCGCCCCGTCGAAGCGTGCGCGGCAGGCGAAGGACAAGAGCGTGGTCACCGAGGTGGTGAACTCCACCACATTCCGGCAGGTTCTCCGGACCGCGGCCCGGGAGATCGTCCGCGGGGCCTTCGGCACAGGTCGTCGCTGA
- a CDS encoding Rrf2 family transcriptional regulator, whose protein sequence is MTEGVEWAVHCCVVLSQAVEPVSAAQLAELHGVSKTYLAKHLQQLSRAGLVRSTRGRVGGYELTRAAAKVSLLDIVEAVDGPEPAFRCTEIRQRGPLATPPEKCLKPCGVARAMGAAEQAWRRSLASVSVDDLAGSVVRDNGAGTFDALRGWLAPG, encoded by the coding sequence ATGACCGAAGGCGTCGAGTGGGCGGTGCACTGCTGCGTCGTGCTGAGCCAGGCCGTCGAGCCGGTCTCGGCCGCCCAGCTCGCCGAGCTGCACGGGGTGTCGAAGACCTACCTCGCCAAGCACCTGCAGCAGCTGTCGCGTGCCGGGCTGGTCCGGTCGACGCGGGGACGGGTCGGTGGCTACGAGCTCACCCGCGCTGCGGCGAAGGTCAGCCTGCTCGACATCGTCGAGGCGGTCGACGGGCCCGAGCCGGCGTTCCGGTGCACCGAGATCCGGCAGCGCGGACCGCTCGCGACCCCGCCTGAGAAGTGCCTCAAGCCGTGCGGCGTGGCCCGGGCGATGGGCGCGGCCGAGCAGGCGTGGCGTCGCTCGCTCGCCTCGGTCTCGGTCGACGACCTGGCCGGCAGCGTGGTCCGGGACAACGGTGCGGGAACGTTCGACGCGCTCCGGGGTTGGCTCGCCCCGGGCTGA
- a CDS encoding ABC transporter permease — MSQAVPVRALLRPLIPVGDLFAFALQVLRSVFRRPFAWVEFFDQAWFVTRVSLLPTMAITIPFGAVLSLQIGSLFNQLGARSFTGAVAVVGIVQQAAPIATVTIIAGAAGTAVAADLGARKIREELDALEVLGIPVIPRLVVPRVLAVAVVATLLNGVATAVGTIGGYIFNVLVQDGSPGAYLHAFTALAQLPDLWVGEIKAFVFGLVAGIVACHQGINAKGGPKGVGNGVNQSVVISFVLLFVVNTVLTLVYYQLVPPKGL; from the coding sequence ATGAGCCAGGCGGTACCGGTTCGCGCCCTGCTGCGCCCGCTCATCCCGGTCGGGGACCTGTTCGCCTTCGCCCTCCAGGTGCTCCGGTCGGTCTTCCGCCGCCCCTTCGCGTGGGTCGAGTTCTTCGATCAGGCCTGGTTCGTCACCCGGGTCTCGCTCCTCCCGACGATGGCGATCACGATCCCGTTCGGGGCCGTCCTCTCGCTGCAGATCGGGTCGCTGTTCAACCAGCTCGGCGCGCGGTCCTTCACCGGCGCGGTCGCGGTCGTGGGCATCGTCCAGCAGGCGGCGCCGATCGCCACGGTGACGATCATCGCCGGAGCCGCGGGTACGGCGGTCGCCGCCGACCTGGGCGCCCGCAAGATCCGCGAGGAGCTCGACGCGCTCGAGGTGCTCGGCATCCCCGTCATCCCGCGACTGGTCGTCCCGCGCGTCCTCGCCGTCGCGGTGGTCGCCACCCTGCTCAACGGTGTCGCCACCGCGGTCGGCACGATCGGCGGCTACATCTTCAACGTCCTCGTCCAGGACGGCTCGCCCGGTGCGTACCTGCACGCCTTCACGGCGCTGGCGCAGCTGCCGGACCTCTGGGTGGGCGAGATCAAGGCCTTCGTCTTCGGCCTGGTGGCCGGGATCGTGGCCTGCCACCAGGGCATCAACGCCAAGGGCGGACCGAAGGGCGTCGGCAACGGCGTGAACCAGTCCGTGGTGATCTCGTTCGTGCTGCTGTTCGTGGTGAACACCGTCCTCACGCTGGTCTACTACCAGCTGGTCCCGCCGAAGGGACTGTGA
- a CDS encoding nuclear transport factor 2 family protein encodes MDSARKIENLLYTYAERIDRGDLDGVAELFTHATIFGQENGPPETQFVGKEGAAKMYGMSTRLYEDDGTPKTKHITTNAIIEVDDEAGTATCRSYYCVVQATPALPLQPIIAGRYHDTFQVIDGEWWFATRTLFVDLMGDLSQHLKW; translated from the coding sequence ATGGACAGCGCCCGGAAGATCGAGAATCTGCTCTACACCTACGCCGAGCGGATCGACCGCGGGGACCTCGACGGCGTCGCCGAGCTCTTCACGCACGCGACGATCTTCGGCCAGGAGAACGGGCCGCCGGAGACCCAGTTCGTCGGCAAGGAGGGTGCGGCCAAGATGTACGGCATGTCGACCCGGCTCTACGAGGACGACGGCACGCCGAAGACCAAGCACATCACCACCAACGCGATCATCGAGGTCGACGACGAGGCCGGCACCGCGACCTGCCGGTCGTACTACTGCGTCGTCCAGGCCACGCCGGCTCTGCCGCTGCAGCCGATCATCGCCGGGAGGTACCACGACACGTTCCAGGTCATCGACGGGGAGTGGTGGTTCGCCACCCGCACGCTGTTCGTCGACCTCATGGGGGACCTGAGTCAGCACCTGAAGTGGTGA
- a CDS encoding ABC transporter permease, whose amino-acid sequence MAGLDRLDHGGGPVFRAWKATYDVLADLGDQVQFYGKALGGIPRTLVKYRAEVYRQLAEVSLGRGALVLVAGTLGILIFEVLAVGSVVGLVGYQGLKQVGIQPYVGFLSAYFNTREVAPLVAANALVATVGAGFTAQLGAMRISEEIDAVEVMAIRSIPYLVSTRVIAALVAVIPLYFVGLIGTYAATQAVSIHYYGLTGGTYDHYFNLFLPPIDVLYSFAKVLVFSVILTMICCYYGFTAKGGPAGVGVAVGRAVRLSLVVIVIADFFLSLMLWGSTTTVRIAG is encoded by the coding sequence ATGGCCGGTCTCGACAGGCTCGACCACGGGGGAGGACCGGTCTTCCGCGCGTGGAAGGCGACGTACGACGTCCTGGCCGACCTCGGCGACCAGGTTCAGTTCTACGGCAAGGCGCTCGGGGGCATCCCGCGCACGCTGGTGAAGTACCGCGCCGAGGTGTACCGACAGCTTGCCGAGGTCAGCCTCGGACGGGGTGCGCTCGTGCTGGTCGCGGGCACCCTCGGCATCCTCATCTTCGAGGTCCTCGCCGTCGGCTCGGTCGTCGGCCTGGTCGGCTACCAGGGCCTCAAGCAGGTTGGCATCCAGCCGTACGTCGGCTTCCTGTCGGCGTACTTCAACACGCGCGAGGTCGCCCCGCTGGTCGCGGCGAACGCGCTGGTCGCGACGGTCGGCGCCGGGTTCACCGCACAGCTCGGTGCGATGCGGATCAGCGAGGAGATCGACGCCGTCGAGGTGATGGCGATCCGGTCGATCCCCTACCTGGTGAGCACCCGGGTCATCGCCGCCCTGGTCGCGGTGATCCCGCTCTACTTCGTCGGCCTCATCGGTACCTACGCCGCCACCCAGGCGGTCTCGATCCACTACTACGGGCTGACCGGTGGCACCTACGACCACTACTTCAACCTGTTCCTTCCACCGATAGACGTCCTCTACTCGTTCGCCAAGGTGCTCGTCTTCTCGGTCATCCTCACGATGATCTGCTGCTACTACGGCTTCACGGCCAAGGGTGGACCGGCCGGCGTCGGCGTCGCGGTCGGCCGCGCGGTCCGCCTCTCCCTGGTGGTCATCGTGATCGCCGACTTCTTCCTCTCGCTGATGCTCTGGGGCTCGACGACGACCGTCCGGATCGCCGGCTGA